The following proteins are co-located in the Spirosoma montaniterrae genome:
- a CDS encoding VCBS repeat-containing protein: MFIRSLPLLLLILAGCHQKPTLFRKIDSDDSGVDFANTITASDSLNAFTFTNFYNGGGVGVGDFNRDGRPDLFFSGNQVSCRLYLNQTDSTRLGELRFQDITESAGVTTSRWCTGVSVVDINQDGWDDVYVSVAAHQHLKESRNLLFINQRTPVPTFREEAARYGLDYAGFTTQAAFFDYDRDGDLDCFLLNTAPDLQNPNRLRPALNDGTDPSTDKLYRNLMSERAKGRKSERVKECGPRSAKGESAIDSLFHSLPNAARTLSLFEDVSNEAGIRYEGLGLGVVVSDLNGDGWPDLYGSNDFLSSDVLYLNQRNGTFANVIRSATAHTSLFGMGIDAGDLNNDGRPDLLQLDMLPESNQRLKQMLAGQDYDKKELSLRPQYGYQLQYMRNTLQLNTGNQDGLPIFSEMGLLAGLARTDWSWAVLLADLDLDGHRDVFITNGYRKNVTDRDFINFTEEFDLFGSDEARQQQRDKLVDKIPEVQLRNYAFRNQQGDSATNLTFEDVSAAWGLDELSYANGAAYADLDRDGDLDLIVNNIDQAASIFQNTTRDQGGNNFLTVSFDGGSGNRAGLGASLTVWTNGQLQHYENQPVRGYLSSVQPGIIVGAGQQTRLDSVQVRWPDGRRETRYRVPTNQRLVFRASDSRAVDAAPRNDVRPIFQADTSRFSFTHQESDFVDFKTTPALHKMFSRGGPAVGVGDLNGDGISDVVVGPSYRGSGGMLFFGERNGNFRAQNWLTNSPLEAGDVLLFDADADRDLDVLLVGGGNERPATVAEAYQPVLYLNDGRGTLTPSPNALPRLNVSSQAARAFDYDRDGDADLLLTGRQLPGRYPTPASSYLLRNDEGPGGVRHFADVTAQVAPDLMNLGLVCDALPLDADRDGDTDVVLVGEWMAPILMLNHQAKFTLSLFRSFTHSSGWWNCVSAGDFDHDGDPDLLLGNEGLNTIYRASAAEPVRIIAKDFNNDGQMDPIMGYYLQGRCYPAPPREALNQQVIQFRRKYQRYADYAEVTFDELFGPEERAGAWSGQATELRSCYAENLGNGNFRLQPLPILAQQAPVASFVLDDFNRDGHLDALVTGNFYPNEVNMGRQDASQGLLLTGNGKGGFTAIGSDVTGLRLWGDVRKSYRLQPGRRVITAVNGKGLSMHSW, translated from the coding sequence ATGTTCATCCGTAGCCTTCCCCTGTTACTTCTGATTCTTGCCGGTTGCCACCAAAAACCGACGCTGTTTCGTAAAATCGATTCCGACGATTCGGGAGTTGATTTTGCCAATACCATTACGGCCAGCGATTCGCTGAATGCGTTTACATTTACTAATTTCTACAACGGCGGGGGCGTCGGCGTGGGTGATTTTAACCGCGATGGTCGGCCCGATCTGTTTTTTTCCGGCAACCAGGTTAGCTGTCGGCTGTATCTGAATCAGACCGATTCGACCCGTTTGGGTGAGCTGCGTTTTCAGGACATAACCGAGTCGGCGGGTGTAACTACCAGCCGGTGGTGTACGGGCGTGTCGGTGGTGGACATCAATCAGGATGGTTGGGACGACGTGTACGTTAGCGTGGCGGCTCATCAGCACTTGAAAGAGTCGCGTAATTTGCTGTTTATCAACCAGCGGACGCCCGTGCCAACCTTCCGCGAAGAAGCCGCCCGCTACGGTCTCGACTATGCCGGCTTTACGACCCAGGCCGCCTTCTTCGACTACGACCGCGATGGTGATCTTGACTGCTTTCTGCTCAATACCGCCCCCGACCTGCAAAACCCGAATCGGCTGCGCCCTGCTCTCAACGATGGTACGGACCCATCGACCGATAAGCTGTATCGTAATTTAATGAGCGAAAGGGCGAAAGGGCGAAAGAGCGAAAGAGTGAAAGAGTGCGGGCCGCGTTCGGCAAAGGGTGAAAGTGCTATTGATTCACTCTTTCACTCTTTGCCGAACGCGGCCCGCACTCTTTCACTCTTCGAAGACGTATCCAACGAAGCCGGTATTCGCTACGAGGGGCTGGGGCTGGGCGTGGTAGTCTCCGACCTCAACGGCGATGGCTGGCCCGATCTGTATGGTTCCAACGATTTTCTGAGCAGCGACGTGCTGTACCTGAATCAGAGAAACGGCACGTTCGCGAACGTAATTCGCTCGGCCACAGCGCATACGAGCCTGTTTGGTATGGGCATCGACGCGGGCGACCTGAACAACGACGGTCGGCCCGATCTGCTTCAGTTGGATATGCTGCCCGAATCGAATCAGCGGCTGAAGCAAATGCTGGCGGGGCAGGATTACGACAAAAAAGAACTAAGCCTACGCCCCCAATATGGCTACCAGTTGCAGTACATGCGCAACACGCTCCAACTGAATACAGGTAACCAGGACGGCCTGCCTATTTTCAGCGAGATGGGCCTGCTGGCCGGGCTGGCCCGCACCGACTGGAGTTGGGCCGTGCTGCTGGCCGATCTCGACCTCGACGGACACCGCGACGTGTTTATTACCAACGGCTACCGCAAAAACGTGACCGACCGCGATTTCATCAACTTCACCGAAGAGTTCGATCTGTTCGGCTCCGACGAAGCCCGGCAGCAGCAACGCGACAAGTTGGTAGACAAAATCCCGGAAGTTCAGCTACGTAATTATGCATTCCGAAACCAGCAGGGCGATTCGGCTACTAACCTGACTTTTGAAGACGTTTCGGCAGCGTGGGGTTTAGATGAACTCTCGTATGCCAACGGAGCCGCCTACGCCGACCTCGACCGCGATGGCGACCTCGATCTGATTGTCAACAACATCGACCAGGCGGCTTCTATTTTCCAGAACACCACCCGCGACCAGGGCGGAAACAACTTTCTAACGGTATCGTTTGACGGCGGGTCGGGAAACCGCGCCGGTTTGGGTGCCTCGCTGACCGTTTGGACTAATGGTCAGTTGCAACACTATGAAAACCAGCCTGTTCGGGGATACCTGTCATCCGTTCAGCCGGGTATCATCGTCGGTGCGGGGCAACAAACGCGGCTCGATTCGGTGCAGGTGCGCTGGCCCGACGGGCGCAGGGAAACGCGCTACCGGGTGCCTACCAATCAGCGATTGGTATTCCGGGCGTCGGACAGCCGCGCCGTTGACGCTGCTCCGCGAAACGACGTCAGGCCAATCTTTCAGGCTGACACGAGCCGGTTCTCATTCACGCATCAGGAATCTGATTTTGTTGATTTCAAAACCACGCCCGCTCTGCACAAAATGTTTTCGCGGGGTGGGCCAGCCGTGGGCGTTGGCGACCTCAACGGCGATGGCATTTCCGATGTAGTGGTGGGACCATCGTACCGGGGAAGTGGGGGTATGTTGTTTTTTGGTGAACGAAACGGCAACTTCCGGGCGCAGAACTGGCTGACCAACAGTCCACTGGAAGCAGGCGATGTATTGCTCTTCGATGCCGACGCCGACCGCGACCTCGACGTGTTGCTCGTCGGCGGAGGTAACGAACGTCCGGCTACCGTAGCCGAAGCCTACCAGCCCGTGCTCTACCTGAACGACGGACGCGGCACGCTCACACCATCGCCAAACGCGCTACCTCGCCTGAACGTGAGCAGTCAGGCCGCCCGCGCTTTCGACTACGACCGCGATGGCGACGCCGATCTGCTGCTGACGGGCCGACAACTTCCGGGCCGGTATCCAACGCCCGCCAGCAGCTACCTCCTCCGAAACGATGAGGGTCCCGGCGGGGTACGGCACTTTGCCGACGTTACGGCGCAGGTCGCTCCCGATTTGATGAACCTCGGCTTAGTCTGTGACGCGCTCCCACTCGATGCTGACCGCGACGGCGACACCGACGTAGTGCTGGTAGGGGAATGGATGGCACCCATTCTTATGCTGAATCATCAGGCAAAATTCACTCTTTCGCTCTTTCGCTCTTTCACTCATTCTTCCGGCTGGTGGAACTGCGTGTCGGCGGGCGATTTCGACCACGATGGCGACCCCGATCTGCTGCTTGGGAACGAAGGCTTGAACACGATTTACCGCGCATCGGCTGCGGAGCCGGTACGTATCATTGCCAAAGACTTTAACAACGACGGGCAAATGGACCCCATCATGGGCTACTATCTGCAAGGACGTTGCTATCCGGCACCGCCCCGCGAGGCTCTCAATCAACAGGTTATACAGTTTAGACGCAAATATCAGCGATACGCCGACTACGCCGAGGTAACGTTCGATGAACTGTTTGGGCCGGAAGAACGGGCAGGTGCCTGGTCGGGGCAGGCAACCGAATTGCGAAGCTGTTACGCCGAGAATCTCGGTAATGGCAACTTTCGGTTGCAGCCACTGCCGATACTGGCGCAGCAGGCCCCCGTCGCGAGTTTCGTGCTGGACGATTTCAACCGCGACGGGCATCTCGACGCACTCGTAACGGGTAATTTTTACCCCAATGAAGTAAACATGGGCCGTCAGGATGCGTCGCAGGGTTTGTTATTGACGGGCAACGGCAAAGGCGGGTTCACGGCGATTGGCTCCGACGTGACCGGCCTGCGGCTCTGGGGCGACGTTCGTAAATCATATCGGCTTCAACCGGGTCGGCGCGTGATTACGGCGGTGAATGGGAAGGGTTTATCGATGCATTCGTGGTAA
- a CDS encoding LytR/AlgR family response regulator transcription factor, with protein MTILLIEDEPLVGKQLLKLMRQLEPDATLAGPLTSVQDVVDYLTNNRPDLVIADIQLADGVSFDAFGTVGLNVPVIFTTAYDEYAIRAFKLNSIDYLLKPIDPDELRAALAKYHRWQPTGTDFAEQFQMFLAQFTGRSATPAYKRRFTAHYLRQIISVSQEQIACFCRDELIFLHTTDGQKLITDYRTLDELDELLDPARFFRANRQYIIALESVAGYEPHYSGKLIVHLKKPNDSLDITISKEKAGAFRQWFEG; from the coding sequence ATGACCATCCTCCTAATTGAAGACGAACCACTGGTCGGCAAGCAACTGCTTAAGTTGATGCGGCAGTTGGAGCCAGACGCTACGTTAGCGGGACCACTGACCAGCGTGCAGGACGTAGTGGATTATCTGACCAACAACCGACCCGATCTGGTCATTGCCGACATTCAGTTAGCCGATGGCGTGAGCTTCGACGCGTTCGGAACGGTGGGCCTCAACGTACCAGTTATCTTTACGACAGCCTACGACGAGTACGCTATTCGGGCATTCAAGCTCAACAGCATCGACTACCTGCTCAAACCCATTGACCCCGATGAACTCCGGGCTGCGCTGGCAAAATATCACCGCTGGCAACCGACCGGCACCGACTTTGCCGAGCAGTTTCAGATGTTTCTGGCGCAGTTTACGGGCAGGTCGGCCACGCCTGCTTACAAGCGACGGTTCACGGCCCACTACCTCCGGCAAATTATTTCCGTATCGCAGGAGCAGATTGCCTGTTTCTGCCGCGACGAACTGATTTTTCTGCACACGACAGACGGCCAAAAGCTCATCACCGACTACCGCACACTGGACGAACTGGACGAACTACTCGACCCGGCCCGCTTCTTCCGGGCCAATCGGCAATACATTATCGCGCTGGAATCAGTAGCAGGCTACGAACCGCATTACTCCGGCAAGTTGATTGTGCATCTGAAAAAACCGAACGATTCATTAGACATCACAATCAGCAAAGAAAAAGCTGGCGCATTCCGGCAGTGGTTCGAGGGGTGA
- a CDS encoding ATP-binding protein, with translation MIERIIKNRLEESLTYFPAVALLGPRQVGKTTLVRSVMVNAEQPVRYFDLENPTDHARFQNDRGLLLESLAQETVILDEIHRLPDLFPQLRGLIDQYRKPGRFVLLGSASYDLLKNTSESLAGRIDYMELTPFLLRELPEASVGQHWFRGGFPQSYLAPSDGLQQRWFSSFITTYLEKDLPQLGLTASPALIGRLLTMLGHWQGQLLNYSTLANSLAIASTTVTAYIDFLERALLIRRLQPYYTNVGKRLTKSPKVYVRDSGMLHHLLRIADYPSLLGNPVAGGSWEGYVIEQVLSLLPWQQMPFFYRTADGAELDLVVVSGSTVLVALEIKLSNAPTLSRGTTVALQDLGNPPLLVVTPSSDDYPMRANAWVCSVRTLSENLKRFGVGTD, from the coding sequence ATGATTGAACGGATTATCAAAAATCGTTTAGAGGAGTCGCTGACGTATTTCCCGGCAGTCGCTTTACTTGGCCCCCGGCAGGTAGGTAAAACCACCCTTGTTCGGTCGGTGATGGTAAATGCCGAACAACCAGTCCGGTACTTCGATTTAGAGAACCCCACCGATCACGCCCGTTTCCAGAACGACAGAGGACTACTGCTGGAAAGCCTCGCTCAGGAAACCGTAATTTTAGACGAAATCCATCGACTCCCCGACCTATTCCCTCAGTTACGTGGCTTAATCGACCAGTACCGCAAGCCGGGCCGTTTTGTACTGTTGGGATCGGCATCCTACGATTTGCTGAAAAATACCTCCGAGTCATTAGCCGGACGTATCGACTACATGGAACTGACACCGTTTTTGCTTCGCGAACTGCCCGAAGCCTCGGTCGGGCAGCATTGGTTTCGGGGTGGTTTTCCACAGTCGTATCTGGCACCGTCTGATGGCCTGCAACAACGCTGGTTTAGCTCGTTTATCACTACGTATCTCGAAAAAGACCTGCCCCAACTCGGACTCACGGCTTCACCCGCACTTATAGGTCGGTTACTGACCATGCTCGGCCATTGGCAGGGGCAGTTGCTGAACTACAGTACGTTAGCTAACTCGCTGGCTATCGCGTCCACTACCGTCACGGCTTACATCGACTTCCTCGAACGGGCTTTACTCATTCGCCGACTGCAACCCTATTACACCAACGTTGGTAAGCGACTCACCAAAAGCCCGAAAGTGTATGTTCGGGATAGTGGTATGCTTCATCATTTATTACGTATCGCTGACTATCCATCGCTGCTGGGCAACCCGGTAGCGGGTGGGTCATGGGAGGGCTACGTAATCGAGCAGGTGCTGTCGCTGCTTCCGTGGCAGCAGATGCCCTTTTTCTACCGTACTGCCGATGGTGCCGAACTGGATTTGGTTGTCGTGTCAGGATCAACGGTACTGGTAGCCCTCGAAATCAAGCTGTCGAACGCGCCTACGCTGAGCCGGGGTACTACGGTTGCGTTACAGGATTTGGGGAACCCGCCCCTGCTGGTGGTAACGCCCAGTAGCGATGACTACCCCATGCGTGCCAATGCGTGGGTGTGCAGCGTTAGAACCCTGTCGGAGAATTTGAAGCGATTCGGGGTAGGTACCGACTGA
- a CDS encoding sensor histidine kinase, translated as MDRSSPVTKLRQAFHTPRGYVYTAAFVTSAIRYVLILTLFPQYNATERLFFASLSFFFILLMWEVIHAFNQYLNRILPFESGVLRRFLIQTGCCLVVMVIIHTVFMNQFDRYYKDYFTPQFARAIKVASYFLDVLVVLAVNTAFFGFYFFGQWKKNLIEKETWAKERALLHQERISAQYDNLRNQLNPHFLFNSLSSLDGLIDDDPALARQFLQQLSKVFRYVLQHKDREQVPLETELSFIKNYISLLQTRFNGELQIECQISEESRDRQIVPVTLQILIENAIKHNVVSEARPLVIRLTTEDDYLTVSNPIQRKKQVATSNGLGLQNLQHLYGFLSKKPVLIEDNGVTFAVRVPLLE; from the coding sequence ATGGACAGATCATCTCCGGTCACTAAGCTCCGGCAGGCGTTTCACACGCCACGCGGCTACGTTTATACGGCGGCTTTTGTAACGTCGGCTATTCGCTACGTGCTGATTTTGACGCTGTTTCCGCAGTACAACGCTACGGAACGGCTGTTTTTTGCGTCCCTTAGTTTCTTCTTCATCCTGTTGATGTGGGAGGTCATACACGCATTCAACCAGTACCTGAACCGTATTCTGCCCTTCGAGTCGGGCGTGCTGCGCCGATTTCTGATTCAGACTGGGTGCTGTTTGGTTGTGATGGTGATAATTCATACCGTGTTTATGAATCAGTTCGACCGGTATTATAAAGACTATTTTACGCCCCAGTTCGCCAGAGCCATCAAAGTAGCGTCGTACTTTCTCGATGTGCTTGTTGTGCTTGCTGTCAACACGGCTTTCTTCGGGTTTTACTTTTTTGGGCAGTGGAAAAAGAATCTGATCGAAAAAGAGACCTGGGCAAAGGAGCGGGCACTGCTTCATCAGGAACGTATCAGCGCACAATACGACAACCTCCGCAACCAGTTGAACCCGCATTTTCTGTTCAACAGCCTGTCGTCGCTCGACGGGCTGATTGACGACGACCCCGCGCTGGCCCGGCAGTTTCTACAACAACTCTCGAAAGTATTTCGCTACGTATTACAACACAAAGACCGCGAACAGGTGCCGCTGGAAACCGAGTTGTCGTTCATAAAAAACTATATATCGCTGCTGCAAACGCGCTTCAACGGCGAGTTGCAGATCGAGTGTCAGATTAGTGAGGAATCCCGCGACCGGCAGATTGTACCCGTTACGCTCCAGATTCTGATCGAGAACGCCATCAAACACAACGTCGTTAGCGAAGCACGACCGCTGGTCATCCGGCTCACCACCGAGGACGATTACCTGACTGTATCGAATCCGATTCAGCGCAAAAAACAGGTCGCTACGTCGAATGGGCTGGGGTTACAGAATCTGCAACATTTGTATGGGTTTTTAAGCAAAAAGCCCGTTTTGATTGAAGATAATGGCGTCACGTTCGCGGTTCGGGTGCCGCTGTTGGAGTAG
- a CDS encoding ABC transporter ATP-binding protein, translating to MNSVLSAKHLNKYFYDPDTFQVLRDVTFDVQKGEFLAIVGKSGCGKSTLLYLLSTMDTEYEGQIEMAGTKLTGRSQDFLAHFRNEHLGFVFQFHFLLPEFSALQNVMLPGLKLGKYSEKEVEERAMEKLRLIGMAEYARKPASKLSGGQQQRVAIARALINDPTIIMGDEPTGNLDRANSENVFAIFRELAAGGQTIITVTHDPDFAAGTDRIIEMSDGQIISGH from the coding sequence ATGAACTCTGTTCTATCAGCGAAACACCTCAACAAATACTTCTACGACCCCGATACGTTTCAGGTGTTGCGCGACGTGACGTTCGACGTGCAGAAGGGCGAGTTTCTGGCTATCGTGGGGAAGTCGGGCTGCGGCAAAAGTACGCTGCTGTACCTGCTGTCTACGATGGACACCGAGTACGAGGGGCAGATCGAGATGGCGGGTACGAAGCTGACGGGCCGGAGTCAGGATTTTCTGGCGCACTTCCGCAACGAACACCTCGGCTTTGTGTTTCAGTTTCACTTTCTGCTGCCGGAGTTTTCGGCCCTGCAAAACGTAATGCTCCCCGGTCTGAAACTGGGAAAGTATTCCGAGAAGGAAGTCGAAGAACGGGCGATGGAAAAACTGCGGCTGATTGGCATGGCCGAATACGCCCGCAAACCGGCCAGCAAGCTCAGTGGCGGGCAGCAACAGCGCGTCGCCATTGCCCGCGCCCTCATCAACGACCCAACCATCATCATGGGCGACGAACCAACGGGCAACCTCGACAGAGCTAATTCCGAGAACGTATTCGCTATCTTTCGGGAACTGGCCGCTGGTGGTCAGACTATTATCACCGTGACGCACGACCCCGACTTCGCGGCTGGCACCGACCGAATAATTGAAATGAGCGATGGACAGATCATCTCCGGTCACTAA
- a CDS encoding ABC transporter permease, which yields MNLNIVSQIAKTHLLAKKKQTLVAMLGVTFGIAMFITMISFMQGVNQFLEDSALDASPHIRMYNKVNTQRPSIIDQLRPNGLNVVYRQKPKAESARLKNGLIIADRIERQPGVLGVSPQAATQVFYNNGPIQLSGTISGVDIDRENLLYKLTTRIESGDMNTLKTNPNALIMGSGLARDLNVRIGDKVTVTTPTGGTRILRVAATFGFGIGTIDNTRSYGNLSTVQEILQKDPSYITDIHIKMTDPLQALPFGKQLRAMFGYYTEDWAAANTAILAGEKIRNVMTFVVSFTLLVVAGFGIYNIMNMTVVNKIKDIAILKATGFDSRDIVAIFLLQAVFIGISGGLLGLGIGFGLSYLLSITPFDTGNVISLKTFPVIFAAKYYVMGLVFGVTTTLLAGYFPSKKAAKVDPVAILRG from the coding sequence ATGAACCTCAACATCGTCTCCCAAATCGCTAAAACGCACCTGCTGGCTAAGAAAAAGCAGACACTCGTGGCTATGCTCGGCGTTACGTTCGGGATTGCCATGTTCATCACGATGATTTCGTTCATGCAGGGCGTCAACCAGTTTCTCGAAGACTCGGCATTAGACGCCAGCCCGCATATACGGATGTACAACAAGGTCAATACACAGCGACCGTCTATTATCGACCAGCTACGGCCCAACGGTCTGAACGTTGTGTATCGCCAGAAACCGAAGGCCGAATCGGCCCGGCTCAAGAACGGACTTATTATCGCCGACCGCATCGAACGTCAGCCGGGCGTGCTGGGCGTATCGCCCCAGGCAGCCACGCAGGTGTTCTACAACAACGGCCCCATTCAGCTATCGGGTACGATTTCGGGCGTAGACATTGACCGCGAAAATCTGCTGTATAAACTTACCACGCGCATCGAGTCGGGTGATATGAACACGCTGAAAACCAACCCCAACGCGCTGATTATGGGGTCGGGACTCGCCAGAGACCTCAACGTGCGGATTGGCGACAAAGTGACCGTGACGACCCCTACAGGCGGCACCCGTATTCTGCGCGTAGCCGCTACGTTTGGCTTCGGCATCGGCACTATCGACAATACCCGAAGCTACGGCAACCTCTCGACCGTGCAGGAAATTCTGCAAAAAGACCCGAGCTACATCACCGACATTCACATTAAGATGACCGACCCGCTACAGGCTCTGCCGTTCGGAAAGCAGCTACGGGCCATGTTTGGGTATTATACCGAAGACTGGGCCGCAGCCAACACGGCCATTCTGGCCGGTGAGAAAATCCGTAACGTCATGACCTTCGTGGTGTCGTTTACGCTGCTGGTGGTGGCGGGGTTTGGTATCTACAACATCATGAACATGACCGTCGTGAACAAGATCAAAGACATCGCCATCCTGAAAGCCACGGGTTTCGACAGCCGCGACATCGTGGCGATTTTTCTGTTACAGGCTGTATTTATTGGCATATCGGGCGGGTTGCTGGGGCTGGGCATCGGTTTCGGGCTGAGTTACCTGCTGTCGATCACGCCCTTCGATACGGGTAACGTCATCAGTCTGAAGACATTCCCCGTCATTTTTGCGGCCAAATACTACGTCATGGGCCTGGTGTTTGGCGTCACGACTACGTTGCTGGCGGGCTATTTCCCGTCCAAAAAAGCGGCAAAAGTAGACCCGGTTGCGATACTACGTGGTTGA
- a CDS encoding efflux RND transporter periplasmic adaptor subunit yields the protein MKQILYISTLLAFAVACKRGGDGISPTYRELTEAVYASGNVYPRQEYMVTADATGLIQQRLVNEGDSIRRNQLLFVLESASADARRQAAAAVLRQSQANLNANSPVLAELEAQIRNARTRLANDSINYARFRELYAQNATSRAELERAELNYTLSRNTLRAQLNTLQRSRNQIQVDVANNRSQLVVSEVAGRNTRVRSFVDGKVYEVYKDPGELVRPGDQLALVGSGQRLYAQLAVDESDFGRVRIGQSVVLKADVYPDKVFNARITKRYPKLNRTDQSFRVDAEFTDNYPDAYYGLTVEANIIITQKPRVLTIPKAYVVGSDSVWVEKDGKKQKIRFQKGIENFDVVEVRGGLSETSRITLND from the coding sequence ATGAAACAAATCTTGTACATATCCACCCTCCTCGCCTTCGCCGTGGCCTGCAAACGCGGTGGTGATGGCATTTCGCCCACGTATCGCGAACTGACCGAGGCCGTATATGCATCGGGCAACGTATATCCGCGTCAGGAGTACATGGTTACGGCAGATGCCACCGGGCTGATTCAGCAACGGCTTGTGAATGAGGGCGACTCCATCCGGCGAAACCAGTTGTTGTTCGTGCTCGAAAGTGCATCAGCCGATGCCCGGCGACAGGCTGCGGCTGCGGTGTTGCGGCAGTCGCAGGCGAACCTGAACGCCAACTCGCCCGTGCTGGCCGAACTCGAAGCGCAGATACGTAACGCCCGCACCCGGCTCGCCAACGATTCGATCAACTACGCCCGCTTTCGCGAACTCTATGCTCAGAACGCTACCTCCCGCGCCGAACTCGAACGCGCCGAACTGAATTATACGCTCTCGCGCAATACGCTGCGAGCACAACTCAACACGCTCCAGCGCAGTCGGAATCAGATACAGGTTGATGTAGCCAATAACCGGAGTCAGTTGGTGGTGTCGGAAGTGGCCGGGCGCAACACGCGCGTTCGCAGTTTTGTGGATGGCAAAGTGTATGAAGTCTACAAAGATCCCGGCGAATTGGTACGTCCCGGCGATCAGTTGGCCCTGGTCGGCAGTGGACAACGGCTCTATGCTCAGCTTGCCGTTGATGAAAGCGATTTTGGGCGGGTACGCATCGGGCAATCGGTTGTTCTGAAAGCCGACGTGTATCCTGATAAGGTCTTCAACGCCCGCATCACCAAACGCTATCCAAAGCTAAACCGCACCGATCAGTCGTTTCGGGTCGATGCGGAGTTCACGGATAACTACCCCGACGCCTACTACGGCCTGACGGTGGAAGCCAACATTATTATTACGCAGAAACCGCGTGTGCTCACCATTCCAAAAGCTTACGTCGTCGGCAGCGACAGCGTGTGGGTGGAAAAGGACGGCAAAAAGCAGAAAATCCGCTTCCAGAAAGGCATCGAGAATTTTGATGTTGTGGAGGTGCGGGGCGGGTTGAGCGAAACCTCACGAATTACGTTGAATGATTGA
- a CDS encoding TolC family protein produces the protein MNRYVFTGILLTSLSIHAQTVVSSVQEVLTLARRNNPELVNARLNRTAQDQQRNIARAGLLPSARFYTNFDYNYALPVQLIPGGILGIPPGETRAIRFGLPFFLTAGVEVNAPLLNRPLRADRGITEQNLRIIDDQTLVLQDDISTQTARVYHAMLLTRSAIDITRRNLSAADTLAQIARQRLDKGLIEPLEYNRIRAVQLTTADVLYQNELQYVRNQNQLKLLLGLAPADSLSLTETLDARPAPASTDVPALRPERPQIVLRQSQVDLSKLQLNRERLLRWPTLSAYGRYTQQAQRDAVNFLNPNERWFTIGVAGLQFNYPIYSGGLRTSSINRARLQLKLAEAQLAYEQNRQQTDTDDVRNSYNQAVRSLELNRQNYELSNQNVQIALVKYRSGLFAYDQYLNVFNEALTAQNRFLSNLSNVFINQTILQIRNGE, from the coding sequence ATGAATCGGTACGTTTTCACCGGCATTCTCCTCACTTCACTTAGCATACACGCACAAACCGTTGTGTCGTCGGTGCAGGAGGTTCTAACGCTGGCCCGGCGCAATAACCCCGAACTGGTAAATGCCCGGCTCAACCGAACGGCGCAGGATCAGCAACGGAACATTGCACGGGCAGGGCTATTGCCATCGGCCCGCTTCTACACCAATTTTGATTACAACTACGCCTTACCGGTACAATTGATTCCGGGCGGTATTCTGGGCATTCCACCCGGCGAAACTCGCGCCATCCGGTTTGGTCTGCCGTTTTTTCTAACCGCTGGCGTAGAGGTCAACGCCCCTCTGCTGAACCGCCCCCTCCGCGCCGACCGGGGCATTACGGAGCAGAATCTGCGCATTATCGACGATCAGACGCTGGTGTTGCAGGACGACATTTCGACCCAAACGGCCCGCGTTTATCACGCTATGTTGCTCACCCGCTCGGCCATTGACATTACCCGGCGTAACCTGTCGGCGGCTGATACGCTGGCGCAGATTGCCCGGCAGCGGTTAGATAAAGGACTGATCGAGCCGCTCGAATATAACCGGATTCGGGCCGTGCAGCTTACCACCGCCGACGTGCTCTACCAGAACGAGTTACAGTACGTGCGCAACCAAAATCAGCTTAAATTACTGCTCGGGCTGGCCCCCGCCGACAGCCTCAGCCTCACCGAAACTCTCGACGCCCGGCCCGCTCCTGCTTCAACTGATGTTCCGGCACTACGCCCCGAACGTCCACAGATTGTGCTTCGGCAATCGCAGGTCGATTTGTCGAAACTGCAACTGAACCGCGAGCGACTCTTGCGGTGGCCTACCCTTTCGGCCTACGGACGCTATACGCAACAGGCACAACGCGACGCCGTCAATTTTCTCAACCCCAACGAACGCTGGTTTACAATTGGCGTTGCCGGCTTGCAGTTCAATTATCCAATTTATTCGGGCGGGCTACGTACCAGCAGCATCAACCGAGCCCGGCTGCAACTCAAACTCGCCGAAGCCCAGTTAGCCTACGAACAAAATAGACAGCAAACCGACACCGACGACGTCCGCAACTCGTATAATCAGGCCGTTCGGTCGCTGGAATTGAACCGGCAGAACTACGAACTCAGCAACCAGAACGTGCAGATTGCGCTGGTGAAATACCGGTCTGGATTGTTTGCCTACGACCAATACCTCAACGTGTTCAACGAAGCACTCACGGCCCAAAATAGATTCCTCAGCAATCTGTCGAACGTGTTTATTAATCAGACAATCTTACAGATACGTAATGGTGAATAG